From a region of the Longimicrobium sp. genome:
- the asnB gene encoding asparagine synthase B has protein sequence MCSILGILDIHGPAAPLRARALRLSALQRHRGPDWSGVYACDRAILAHERLAIVDVLHGAQPLRDSTGTLVLAVNGEIYNHRELRASLRQPFAFATDSDCEVILALHRERGADFLGELNGIFAFVLYDAERDRWLIARDHMGIVPLYTGRDEEGNLYVASEMKALVPVCREVAEFPPGHLWESGDAEPRRWYHRAWRDYDAVRGAPADATAVRSALRSAVRRQLMSDVPYGVLLSGGLDSSVIAACAARFAARRVEDEGKSGAWWPRLHSFAIGLEGAPDLAAARQVAAHLELVHHEFHFTAQEGIDALSDVVYHLETFDVTTIRAATPMYLMARRIRAMGVKMVLSGEGSDEIFGGYLYFHRAPDARSFHDETVRKLDRLHRFDCLRANKAMAAWGVEARVPFLDRDFLDVAMGIDPAAKMAGGGKMEKHILREAFADALPDSIVWRQKEQFSDGVGYGWIDALRAHAEGEVSDRELAVARYRFPIGTPATKEAYLYRSLFAEHFALDSAAACVPAGPSVACSTPEALAWDASLAAVTDPSGRAVRGIHQHAY, from the coding sequence ATGTGCTCCATCCTCGGCATCCTCGACATCCACGGGCCCGCGGCGCCGCTGCGTGCCCGCGCGCTGCGCCTGTCCGCGCTGCAGCGCCACCGCGGCCCCGACTGGTCCGGCGTGTACGCCTGCGACCGCGCGATCCTGGCGCACGAGCGGCTGGCGATCGTGGACGTGCTGCACGGCGCGCAGCCGCTGCGCGACTCCACCGGCACGCTGGTGCTGGCGGTGAACGGCGAGATCTACAACCACCGCGAGCTGCGCGCGTCGCTGCGCCAGCCGTTCGCGTTCGCCACCGACTCGGACTGCGAGGTGATCCTGGCGCTCCATCGCGAGCGCGGCGCGGACTTCCTGGGCGAGCTGAACGGCATCTTCGCCTTCGTGCTGTACGACGCGGAGCGCGACCGGTGGCTCATCGCCCGCGACCACATGGGAATCGTGCCGCTCTACACCGGGCGCGACGAGGAGGGGAACCTGTACGTGGCGTCGGAGATGAAGGCGCTGGTCCCCGTCTGCCGCGAGGTGGCCGAGTTCCCGCCTGGGCACCTGTGGGAGAGTGGCGACGCCGAGCCGCGGCGCTGGTACCACCGCGCCTGGCGCGACTACGACGCGGTCCGCGGCGCGCCCGCCGATGCCACCGCGGTGCGCTCGGCGCTGCGGTCGGCCGTGCGGCGGCAGCTGATGAGCGACGTGCCGTACGGAGTGCTCCTTTCCGGCGGGCTGGACTCGTCGGTGATCGCGGCGTGCGCGGCGCGGTTCGCGGCGCGGCGGGTGGAGGACGAGGGGAAGAGCGGCGCGTGGTGGCCGCGGCTGCACTCCTTCGCCATCGGGCTGGAGGGCGCGCCCGACCTGGCCGCCGCGCGCCAGGTGGCCGCGCACCTGGAGCTGGTGCACCACGAGTTCCACTTCACCGCGCAGGAGGGGATCGACGCGCTCTCCGACGTGGTCTACCACCTGGAAACCTTCGACGTGACCACCATCCGCGCGGCCACGCCCATGTACCTGATGGCGCGGCGCATCCGGGCGATGGGGGTGAAGATGGTGCTCTCGGGCGAGGGCTCGGACGAGATCTTCGGGGGATACCTGTACTTCCACCGCGCGCCCGACGCGCGGAGCTTCCACGACGAGACGGTGCGCAAGCTGGACCGGCTGCACCGCTTCGACTGCCTGCGCGCCAACAAGGCGATGGCCGCGTGGGGCGTGGAGGCGCGCGTCCCCTTCCTGGACCGCGACTTCCTGGACGTGGCGATGGGGATCGATCCGGCGGCGAAGATGGCCGGTGGCGGGAAGATGGAGAAGCACATCCTGCGCGAGGCCTTCGCGGATGCGCTCCCGGATTCCATCGTCTGGCGGCAGAAGGAGCAGTTCTCGGACGGAGTGGGCTACGGCTGGATCGATGCGCTCCGCGCGCACGCCGAGGGCGAGGTGAGCGACCGCGAGCTTGCCGTTGCCCGCTACCGCTTCCCGATCGGCACGCCGGCCACCAAGGAGGCGTATCTCTACCGCTCGCTCTTCGCCGAGCACTTCGCGCTGGACTCGGCCGCGGCGTGCGTCCCCGCGGGCCCGTCGGTGGCCTGCAGCACTCCCGAGGCGCTGGCGTGGGACGCCTCGCTCGCGGCGGTCACGGACCCGTCCGGCCGCGCCGTCCGCGGCATCCACCAGCACGCGTACTGA
- a CDS encoding tetratricopeptide repeat protein: MLARGRAPDAVALRTLETEIEPRSVDGHAGLGLALVRAGRISEARAAFRRALELDRYDTRAMEWLRRPGG, from the coding sequence TTGCTCGCCCGCGGGCGGGCGCCCGACGCCGTGGCGCTGCGCACGCTGGAGACCGAGATCGAGCCGCGCTCCGTGGACGGCCATGCGGGGCTGGGACTGGCGCTGGTGCGGGCGGGCAGGATTTCCGAAGCCCGCGCCGCCTTCCGCCGCGCGCTGGAGCTGGACCGCTACGACACCCGCGCGATGGAGTGGCTACGCCGCCCGGGAGGCTGA
- a CDS encoding TauD/TfdA family dioxygenase, whose amino-acid sequence MIEGTFLERMSDPHVAGRRALLEAGPVLPAPSAPVRAASAEGFPRAAEAEIRDDLRARGLAVVQLDEPVPADRFLALGRLLGTAMPETDPAVQPQVEQQVILHLVSRHGHTRDVALQPFATQALTLHTESSARPAAAQPRYIVLMCRDPGDDATAAQTVLVPMAEVRARITPEQLALLASTRYRNSASVPFIVRHEEGRVVFSFRDFHEHPLDWAHAAPDAAADDVNGALRGLLAAMYAPEGATGIHWNRGMLVIMDNTFHFHGRTAGAVNPSSRPRHLQRLRIIAPP is encoded by the coding sequence ATGATCGAGGGCACCTTCCTGGAGCGCATGTCGGACCCGCACGTCGCCGGGCGCCGGGCGCTGCTGGAGGCGGGCCCGGTGCTGCCCGCCCCTTCCGCACCCGTGCGGGCCGCCTCCGCGGAGGGGTTTCCCCGTGCGGCCGAAGCAGAGATCCGGGACGACCTGCGGGCGCGCGGCTTGGCGGTCGTGCAGCTCGACGAGCCGGTGCCGGCGGACCGCTTCCTTGCACTGGGACGGCTGCTGGGCACGGCCATGCCCGAGACGGATCCCGCCGTGCAGCCGCAGGTGGAGCAGCAGGTGATCCTGCACCTGGTCTCCCGGCACGGGCACACCCGTGATGTTGCGCTGCAGCCCTTCGCCACCCAGGCCCTTACGCTCCACACCGAGAGCAGCGCCCGGCCGGCCGCCGCCCAGCCCCGCTACATCGTCCTGATGTGCCGCGACCCCGGAGACGACGCCACCGCGGCCCAGACGGTGCTCGTGCCGATGGCGGAGGTGCGTGCGCGGATCACGCCGGAACAGCTTGCCCTGCTCGCGAGCACCCGGTACAGGAACAGCGCCAGCGTACCCTTCATCGTCCGGCACGAGGAGGGCCGCGTGGTGTTCTCGTTCCGGGATTTCCACGAGCACCCCCTCGACTGGGCCCACGCGGCCCCGGACGCCGCCGCCGACGACGTGAACGGCGCCCTGCGGGGGCTGCTTGCGGCGATGTACGCGCCGGAGGGGGCGACGGGCATCCACTGGAACCGGGGGATGCTGGTGATCATGGACAACACGTTCCATTTCCACGGGCGTACGGCGGGTGCGGTAAACCCGTCCAGCCGCCCGCGCCACCTGCAGCGGCTGCGCATCATCGCGCCCCCGTGA
- a CDS encoding pyridoxal phosphate-dependent aminotransferase: MPKLFDTLPSAPTPPDLPGAAYQAAARAGAVRHARESYVPVLDAHVLEVFERARDPRDPFELRDLWLGRVEHGAGVPGHRPRLVEQWRGSRRRRTVEPEEVLSSRAAVRFVKELFNWFFREDLYGDLRDSARVILSSGSVDEERWGLPRAFKACVSYALERDWYGYSDSRGRVPAREAVAAYETARMAAGGYGADNVALTMGGTFAVSSLADFILGNSAVAAPVLCAIPNYPPLVEAVARRGGVRLVPLTATHGTVSLDPLIASLTPGTPLVLLQTAANPTGAAVPEAELARLVASASPSTTILLDECHEWLGPVQPFSAARAAPNVVRISSLSKAWSAPGLKIGWILADARFISEYYEYASTTFGGPPSFFYTAVEVLARMERWILEGVDTPGPREMAEFEASYGLDVRGLSEGYRSYREERRSREHALTTLRAAAVAALDGPSAHVIAPRCSINLAAEFPEWNDSYRCFRELLRDTGVAVFPGILTFCFSGGLMRITTSRRWEDLCFGLERLGGRRSMRVQPDDCAVAPAYGAAAAAVPGAHA, from the coding sequence ATGCCGAAGTTATTCGATACGCTCCCGTCCGCACCCACGCCGCCCGACCTGCCGGGTGCCGCCTACCAGGCGGCTGCTCGCGCCGGCGCCGTCCGTCACGCCCGTGAGAGCTACGTGCCGGTCCTGGACGCGCACGTCCTGGAGGTGTTCGAGCGCGCGCGAGACCCCCGCGATCCGTTCGAGCTGCGAGACCTGTGGCTGGGCCGGGTGGAGCACGGCGCGGGGGTGCCGGGCCACCGTCCGCGGCTGGTGGAGCAATGGCGGGGCTCTCGGCGGCGGCGCACCGTCGAGCCCGAGGAGGTCCTGTCGTCGCGCGCAGCCGTGCGCTTCGTGAAGGAGCTCTTCAACTGGTTCTTTCGGGAAGACCTGTACGGAGACCTGCGCGACAGCGCGCGGGTCATCCTTTCCAGCGGCTCCGTGGACGAGGAACGCTGGGGCCTTCCCAGGGCGTTCAAGGCATGCGTCTCGTACGCCCTGGAGCGGGACTGGTACGGGTATTCCGACTCGCGGGGGCGGGTCCCGGCGCGCGAGGCGGTGGCGGCGTACGAGACGGCGCGCATGGCCGCGGGCGGCTACGGGGCGGACAACGTGGCGCTTACCATGGGGGGCACCTTCGCGGTGAGCTCCCTTGCCGACTTCATCCTCGGGAACTCGGCCGTGGCGGCCCCGGTGCTGTGCGCCATCCCCAACTATCCCCCCCTGGTGGAAGCCGTCGCGCGGCGCGGCGGCGTGCGGCTGGTCCCGCTGACGGCCACGCACGGGACCGTGTCCCTGGACCCGCTCATTGCATCGCTCACCCCAGGCACACCCCTGGTGCTCCTGCAGACGGCGGCCAATCCCACCGGGGCCGCCGTTCCCGAGGCGGAGCTCGCGCGCCTCGTGGCCAGCGCGTCGCCCTCCACCACGATCCTGCTGGACGAGTGTCACGAGTGGCTGGGGCCCGTCCAGCCGTTCTCGGCAGCGCGCGCCGCGCCGAACGTCGTCCGCATCTCCAGCCTGTCCAAGGCTTGGTCGGCCCCAGGGCTCAAGATCGGGTGGATACTGGCGGACGCGCGGTTCATCTCGGAGTACTACGAGTACGCCTCGACCACCTTCGGGGGCCCGCCTTCCTTCTTCTATACGGCGGTGGAAGTGCTGGCCCGCATGGAACGGTGGATTCTGGAAGGTGTCGACACGCCGGGACCCCGCGAGATGGCCGAGTTCGAGGCGTCGTACGGACTGGACGTGCGCGGGCTGAGCGAGGGATATCGCAGCTACCGCGAGGAGCGGCGGTCGCGCGAGCACGCGCTCACCACCCTGCGTGCCGCGGCCGTCGCCGCCCTGGACGGGCCCTCGGCCCACGTGATCGCGCCCCGCTGCTCCATCAATCTGGCGGCCGAGTTCCCCGAGTGGAACGACTCGTACCGCTGCTTCCGGGAGCTCCTGCGGGATACCGGCGTAGCGGTGTTTCCGGGGATCCTGACCTTCTGCTTTTCCGGCGGGCTCATGCGGATCACCACGTCGCGGCGCTGGGAGGACCTGTGCTTCGGCCTCGAGCGGCTGGGCGGGCGGCGCTCCATGCGCGTCCAGCCGGACGATTGTGCTGTGGCCCCGGCGTACGGAGCCGCGGCGGCGGCGGTCCCGGGAGCGCACGCTTGA
- a CDS encoding BtpA/SgcQ family protein: MTLPPAVPCGGRPRGKQILGMLHLQPLPGTPYHEPGSLARTVQTAVDSARALQDGGADGCLVQTVERVYGVADESDPARVAAAARVVHAVVEATGPGFVVGVQLMRNAIRASLAVARVAGAGFVRAGTLVGATMTEFGLVHADPMGVMEYRNKIDARGVQIIADVDSDAFRWFGEARSAGDVARRALKVGADAVAVGHPDEDEALRKIHSVRREAPGACVFLSGHTTHANASRLLAAADGAFVGSCLEEGGWGGRIDVRRVRDYVRVVRELEA; encoded by the coding sequence TTGACGCTCCCGCCGGCCGTCCCGTGCGGGGGCCGGCCCCGTGGCAAGCAGATCCTGGGGATGCTGCACCTGCAGCCCCTTCCCGGCACGCCCTACCACGAGCCGGGCTCGCTGGCCCGCACGGTGCAGACCGCGGTCGACTCCGCCCGCGCCCTGCAGGACGGCGGCGCCGACGGCTGCCTGGTGCAGACGGTGGAGCGGGTGTACGGGGTGGCCGACGAAAGCGACCCGGCCCGGGTCGCCGCGGCGGCCCGGGTGGTCCACGCGGTGGTCGAGGCCACGGGTCCCGGCTTCGTCGTGGGCGTGCAGCTCATGCGCAATGCGATCCGGGCCTCGCTGGCCGTAGCCCGGGTGGCCGGGGCCGGGTTCGTCCGCGCGGGAACGCTCGTGGGCGCGACGATGACGGAGTTCGGCCTCGTGCACGCCGACCCCATGGGCGTGATGGAGTACCGCAACAAGATCGACGCTCGCGGCGTGCAGATCATCGCGGACGTGGACTCCGACGCGTTCCGCTGGTTCGGCGAGGCTCGGTCCGCGGGCGACGTTGCGCGGCGCGCCCTGAAGGTGGGCGCCGACGCCGTGGCGGTCGGCCACCCCGACGAGGACGAGGCGCTCCGGAAGATCCACTCGGTCCGGCGGGAGGCTCCCGGGGCGTGCGTATTCCTTTCCGGGCACACCACCCACGCGAACGCCTCGCGCCTGCTGGCCGCGGCCGATGGCGCCTTCGTTGGCAGCTGCCTCGAGGAAGGGGGCTGGGGCGGCCGCATCGACGTGCGCCGCGTACGCGATTACGTGCGTGTCGTCCGGGAGCTGGAGGCGTGA
- a CDS encoding phosphopantetheine-binding protein → MDDLTLAVFELARAQLSAAGGELPGPDAGLREAGLGSLETVRLMLAVEARFGVQFPADLLRPEVFSTPRTLARAVRSLLGARD, encoded by the coding sequence ATGGATGATCTCACGCTCGCGGTCTTCGAGCTGGCGCGCGCGCAGCTTTCCGCCGCCGGAGGCGAGCTGCCCGGACCGGACGCCGGGCTCCGCGAGGCCGGGCTCGGCTCGCTCGAGACCGTGCGGCTGATGCTGGCCGTGGAAGCGCGCTTCGGCGTGCAGTTTCCGGCCGACCTGCTCCGTCCGGAGGTGTTTTCCACCCCCCGCACGCTGGCGCGTGCGGTGCGATCCCTGCTGGGCGCCCGGGACTGA